In the genome of Halococcus agarilyticus, one region contains:
- a CDS encoding class I SAM-dependent methyltransferase has protein sequence MDSSEARRRWAERTGAYSPTYYAHHGPNATSEAIRERLASVDRDAAILELGCSVGRHLAHLHDHGYENLHGIEINPDALDVMAETYPELAAQGTFHVDAIQNTITGFDDGRFDVVFSVETLQHVHPDDDWVFDELHRITDDRLITAENEGEAADRRGAATDAVNEVDGVPLYYRNWKDVFTDRGFTEIGAEPVKRGTLRVFRPTRD, from the coding sequence GTGGATTCCTCCGAGGCCAGACGACGGTGGGCGGAACGAACGGGTGCGTACTCGCCGACGTACTACGCCCACCACGGGCCGAACGCGACGAGCGAAGCGATCCGCGAGCGCCTCGCATCCGTCGACCGCGACGCGGCGATCCTCGAACTCGGCTGCAGCGTGGGCCGCCACCTCGCGCACCTCCACGATCACGGCTACGAGAACCTCCACGGGATCGAGATCAACCCCGACGCGCTCGACGTGATGGCCGAGACCTACCCCGAACTCGCTGCCCAGGGCACGTTTCACGTCGACGCCATCCAGAACACGATCACCGGGTTCGACGACGGCCGGTTCGACGTCGTGTTCTCGGTCGAGACGCTGCAACACGTCCACCCCGACGACGACTGGGTGTTCGACGAACTCCACCGGATCACCGACGATCGCCTCATCACGGCCGAAAACGAGGGCGAGGCGGCGGATCGTCGGGGCGCGGCCACGGACGCGGTGAACGAGGTCGACGGCGTCCCGCTGTACTACCGCAACTGGAAGGACGTGTTCACCGACCGTGGCTTCACCGAGA
- the eif1A gene encoding translation initiation factor eIF-1A, whose protein sequence is MSEQNGRRNLRMPDDDELFAVVTEHNGGNHVRVRCEDGENRMGRIPGRMKYRTWIEEGDVVLVEPWSWQDEKANIEWRYKSQDADQLRREGHIE, encoded by the coding sequence GTGAGTGAACAAAACGGGCGTCGAAACCTCCGTATGCCCGACGACGACGAGCTGTTCGCGGTCGTGACCGAACACAACGGCGGGAACCACGTTCGCGTCCGGTGTGAGGACGGCGAGAACCGGATGGGCCGGATCCCCGGCCGAATGAAGTACCGAACGTGGATCGAAGAGGGCGACGTCGTCCTCGTCGAGCCGTGGAGTTGGCAGGACGAGAAGGCCAACATCGAGTGGCGCTACAAGAGCCAGGACGCCGACCAGCTCCGACGCGAAGGCCATATCGAGTAG
- a CDS encoding HAD family hydrolase — translation MTEYDAVLFDNDGVLIEPPAPDTQREATRAAFAEMGIDAVDRRHVLDVVNGVTVERLHEICAAHDLDPDAFWEARERHDERSQLDAFRAGTRDRYDDVAAITDLSQACGVVSNNHHSTVAFVLEFFELRSPFDTHYGREKTVDSLWHKKPNPHYLDRALDDLDAESALYVGDSESDVIAARRAGIDSVFVRRAHCRDVTLAATPTYEADDLHEVAAIVDR, via the coding sequence GTGACCGAGTACGATGCGGTGCTGTTCGACAACGACGGCGTCCTGATCGAGCCGCCGGCACCTGACACCCAGCGCGAAGCGACGCGGGCCGCGTTCGCCGAGATGGGTATCGACGCGGTCGATCGACGCCACGTTCTCGACGTCGTGAACGGCGTCACCGTCGAACGGCTCCACGAGATCTGCGCCGCTCACGACCTCGACCCGGACGCGTTCTGGGAAGCGCGCGAGCGCCACGACGAACGCTCCCAGCTGGACGCGTTCAGAGCGGGCACCAGGGATCGCTACGACGACGTTGCGGCGATCACGGACCTCTCGCAGGCCTGTGGCGTCGTGAGCAACAACCACCACTCCACCGTGGCGTTCGTGCTGGAGTTCTTCGAGCTGCGATCGCCCTTCGACACCCACTACGGCCGCGAGAAGACCGTCGACAGTCTTTGGCACAAGAAGCCGAACCCACACTACCTCGATCGAGCACTCGACGACCTCGACGCCGAGTCGGCGCTCTACGTCGGCGACAGCGAGAGCGACGTGATCGCGGCCCGTCGGGCGGGCATCGACTCGGTGTTCGTCCGCCGAGCGCACTGCCGTGACGTGACTCTCGCGGCGACGCCGACCTACGAGGCGGACGACCTCCACGAGGTCGCGGCGATCGTCGATCGATAG
- a CDS encoding cupredoxin domain-containing protein, with protein MTDPNHSTDDSGIDYGLDRRRVIQALGAGVGLSAFSGIASAHGDEDESDGRIPVDRLQDGNALVSDHEVHPVYGFSSQVAKVAPPVEPDHEVQALISQGEGGAGFFFEPTGLYVEPGDTVKFTMATPHHNVVAYHPQFGYQRRIPRLVPPFSGPLLPQGGYWLYTFEKPGVYEMNCAPHEIFGMAMRIVVGEVSGPAADPLPDLCAQPPGGGEGGGEGGESEGPSLRPPGLTAYTVLSDPAMAPDRIVERGSVSWEEIDPQNRQVFVQVEGFPPCGPSGGAEG; from the coding sequence ATGACCGATCCGAACCACTCGACGGACGACAGCGGTATCGACTACGGACTCGACAGGCGACGCGTCATCCAGGCGCTCGGCGCTGGCGTGGGCCTCTCGGCGTTCAGCGGGATCGCCAGCGCTCACGGCGACGAGGACGAGAGCGACGGACGCATCCCCGTCGACAGGCTCCAGGACGGCAACGCGCTCGTCTCGGATCACGAGGTGCATCCGGTGTACGGGTTCTCCTCACAGGTCGCGAAGGTCGCTCCACCCGTCGAACCCGATCACGAGGTTCAGGCGCTCATCAGTCAGGGCGAAGGCGGAGCGGGGTTTTTCTTCGAGCCCACGGGACTGTACGTCGAGCCGGGCGACACGGTGAAGTTCACCATGGCGACGCCCCACCACAACGTGGTGGCGTACCACCCGCAGTTCGGCTACCAACGGCGGATCCCACGGCTGGTGCCGCCGTTTTCCGGGCCGTTGCTGCCTCAGGGCGGGTACTGGCTCTACACGTTCGAGAAGCCAGGCGTCTACGAGATGAACTGCGCACCGCACGAGATCTTCGGGATGGCCATGCGGATCGTCGTCGGCGAAGTGAGTGGCCCGGCGGCCGATCCCCTGCCGGACCTCTGCGCCCAGCCGCCGGGCGGCGGGGAGGGCGGTGGCGAGGGCGGCGAGAGCGAGGGACCATCGCTCCGCCCGCCGGGACTCACCGCCTACACCGTCCTGAGCGATCCGGCGATGGCACCGGATCGAATCGTCGAACGGGGGAGCGTGAGCTGGGAGGAGATCGACCCACAGAACAGACAGGTTTTCGTCCAGGTCGAGGGCTTCCCGCCGTGCGGACCGTCCGGCGGCGCTGAGGGGTAG
- a CDS encoding peroxidase family protein — translation MSERYTLEGTVVSPPNGPLADTRIEAFDADSGPDDLLGTTDTDGDGRFELVFDVELIGGPEEGVPEVYVRVLDADTDLHTEAVALSDTTTAVDLFVPVSTDDGETGSSSGGSMGGSMSMDEKPGMPTIPHHGTVNHRGMMNVPRGPASPGHGRFGRLFPYLQAADHDVAFLQELGLPDGPLDEGETPVEEAQAPAGYVFLGQFIDHDITLDPLSSLSRQNDPDALRNFRTPRLDLDNVYGSGPDVSRHLYQSTFGSGPHSGDGEKFLLGLNDADEPNDLSRTRDGTAIIGDPRNDENLLVAQLQHAMLKFHNRVVDWLRDGEDEEVFGEAQQLVRWHYQWVVLEDFLPRVCQPEVVEAVRDEREYYTIDRDDDAYLPLEFAGAAYRFGHSQARFEYRVNDTFDADNPLELFGTNSQTSLGRGFEPVTQDRVVDWRHLFAIEGDIDPQPITGIDPKLAPDLLDLPFMTADEPWLRSLASRNLVRGRRLGLPSGQAVARAMEEEPLSNEEIGFDEALEAHDQPPKTEAPLWYYVLGEARERTGGERLGPVGSRIVAEVLVGLAAADPSSYLTVEPGWEPTLPAPHSDDGEFTMGDLLAFALDY, via the coding sequence ATGAGCGAACGGTACACGCTCGAGGGCACGGTCGTCTCACCACCGAACGGTCCCCTCGCGGACACGCGAATCGAAGCGTTCGACGCCGATTCCGGTCCCGACGACCTGCTCGGCACCACCGACACCGACGGCGACGGGCGGTTCGAACTGGTGTTCGACGTGGAGTTGATCGGCGGCCCGGAGGAGGGCGTGCCGGAGGTCTACGTCCGGGTGCTCGACGCCGACACGGATCTCCACACCGAAGCGGTCGCGCTGAGCGACACGACGACCGCCGTCGATCTCTTCGTCCCGGTGTCGACCGACGACGGCGAGACGGGTTCGTCCAGCGGCGGATCGATGGGCGGGTCGATGTCGATGGACGAGAAGCCGGGGATGCCGACGATACCCCACCACGGCACGGTCAACCACCGCGGGATGATGAACGTCCCTCGCGGCCCCGCCTCCCCGGGACACGGCCGATTCGGGCGGCTGTTCCCGTATCTCCAGGCCGCAGACCACGACGTGGCCTTCCTACAGGAGCTGGGGCTCCCGGACGGCCCTCTCGACGAGGGCGAGACGCCGGTCGAGGAAGCCCAGGCCCCTGCCGGCTACGTCTTCCTCGGCCAGTTCATCGATCACGACATCACGCTCGACCCGCTGTCGAGCCTCAGCCGGCAGAACGATCCCGACGCGCTCCGGAACTTCCGGACGCCGCGGCTCGACCTCGACAACGTCTACGGTTCGGGTCCCGACGTCTCCCGCCATCTCTACCAGTCGACGTTCGGCTCGGGACCGCACTCCGGCGACGGCGAGAAGTTCCTGCTCGGACTCAACGACGCGGACGAGCCGAACGACCTCTCGCGCACCCGCGACGGGACGGCCATCATCGGCGATCCGCGCAACGACGAGAACCTTCTCGTCGCCCAGCTCCAGCACGCAATGTTGAAGTTCCACAACCGGGTCGTGGACTGGCTGCGCGACGGCGAGGACGAGGAGGTGTTCGGCGAGGCCCAACAGCTCGTTCGGTGGCACTACCAGTGGGTCGTCCTCGAGGACTTCCTGCCGCGGGTCTGTCAGCCCGAGGTCGTCGAAGCGGTCCGCGACGAACGCGAGTACTACACGATCGACCGGGACGACGACGCCTACCTGCCGCTCGAATTCGCTGGCGCTGCGTATCGGTTCGGCCACAGCCAGGCACGCTTCGAGTACCGCGTCAACGACACCTTCGACGCGGACAACCCCCTGGAACTGTTCGGCACGAACTCACAGACGAGTCTGGGGCGTGGGTTCGAGCCAGTCACCCAGGACAGGGTCGTCGACTGGCGACATCTCTTCGCGATCGAGGGCGATATCGACCCCCAGCCGATCACCGGGATCGATCCGAAGCTCGCGCCCGACCTGCTCGATCTACCCTTTATGACCGCCGACGAGCCGTGGCTGCGATCGCTCGCCTCCCGAAACCTCGTGCGGGGCCGACGGCTCGGCCTCCCGTCGGGCCAGGCGGTCGCCCGGGCGATGGAGGAGGAGCCCCTCTCGAACGAGGAGATCGGGTTCGACGAGGCGCTGGAAGCGCACGACCAGCCCCCGAAGACGGAGGCCCCGCTGTGGTACTACGTCCTCGGCGAGGCACGCGAGAGAACGGGCGGCGAGCGACTCGGGCCGGTCGGGAGTCGGATCGTCGCGGAGGTGCTGGTCGGGCTGGCCGCCGCCGATCCGAGCTCGTACCTGACAGTCGAACCCGGCTGGGAGCCGACGCTTCCCGCACCGCACTCGGACGACGGCGAGTTCACGATGGGGGACCTCCTGGCGTTCGCGCTCGACTACTGA